One window from the genome of Rosa rugosa unplaced genomic scaffold, drRosRugo1.1 SCAFFOLD_175, whole genome shotgun sequence encodes:
- the LOC133724204 gene encoding uncharacterized protein LOC133724204, translating to MYQDSNSNWVSDAARDKYDRLKNKREEHKEKLTLEAPEGTPPESVQVTARDEIPIMAEECGRKGKRVRGLGSFPRMELPTVTSSTAVSSEMNVMQDKVKKLESTVDTMRSQNAQLMTMLKKFMMNSQGCFADTENIDMNIVVPNSEEDDVFGRDEDGVQNNGDNSETEDLEEDL from the exons ATGTATCAAGATTCAAATAGCAATTGGGTTAGTGATGCTGCACGTGATAAATAT gaTCGACTGAAAAATAAGAGAGAAGAGCATAAGGAGAAACTAACCCTGGAGGCACCAGAGGGTACTCCACCAGAATCTGTACAAGTTACTGCGCGTGATGAGATTCCAATCATGGCTGAAGAGTGTGGAAGGAAGGGAAAAAGAGTTCGTGGTTTAGGCTCGTTTCCTCGCATGGAGCTTCCAACTGTTACATCTTCAACAGCTGTGAGTTCTGAGATGAACGTAATGCAAGATAAAGTGAAGAAGCTTGAATCAACTGTGGACACTATGCGGTCACAAAATGCACAGCTAATGACAATGTTGAAGAAGTTCATGATGAATAGCCAAGGTTGCTTTGCTGATACAGAAAACATTGACATGAATATCGTAGTACCCAACAGTGAAGAAGATGATGTCTTTGGAAGAGATGAAGACGGTGTCCAAAACAATGGAGATAATTCTGAAACAGAGGATTTGGAGGAAGATTTGTGA